Within the Leptospira ryugenii genome, the region TTTTGTATTGTCTCGACAAGGATCCTTACTTGCATCGATCTGCATGGAAAACTTTTCGAAAACATAGAGAGGAAATCCTTTTCCATTTTTTTACGCTCTGGAAAGGTAAATTTTTCCAAAGAGAATTACTGCAAATCACAGAGGAAGAATTAACAATTCGACTCACACAACTTACGCAACGACGTTACAATTGGAAGCGGATTTCCCTATTTTATTTTTCTTCCTTAAGTTTACTCATCATTTACATTCTAAAAATTTTACTGGGTTAATCGTGTTTTCTAAATTTACTTTCTAATTTCCTCTCGCTTTCCTTAACTGGGTTTATGCAAGAACAGGAAACAAAACTACACAAATCTTTGGGACCACTCCATTTATGGGGAATTGCTGTCGGACTTGTGATCTCTGGTGATTATTTCGGCTGGAATTTCGGTTGGGGCACAGCGAGCTTTTGGGAATTTGCATTAGCTGTTCTGTTAGTTGCTCTTTTTTACATCTCCTTTGCCTTAAGTTTTACGGAACTCTCGGCTTCGATTCCACATGCCGGTGGTCCTTCCGCATATGCAGAGCGGGCTTTCGGCAGACTTGGTGGGCTTGTTTCTGGATATTTTGTATTCTGTGAATTTGCGCTGGCTCCGCCTGCGATTGCCTCAGCTCTCGGAGGATACTTTCATTTTTTGTTTCCCGAGATTTCGATTCTTTCTGCTTCTTTACTCTTTTATATTCTTTTAGTTGGCATCAATCTCTTGGGAATCAAACAATCGGCATCCTTTGAATTGACAGTAACTTTCCTCGCTGTTTTTGGATTATTACTCTATTTAATTGCCTCATTTCCTTTCTTTTCCTGGAGAAATATTCCGGAATGGCAAGGTATAGGAAGTATCTCATGGAAGAGTTTGTTCTCTTCGATTCCATTTGCCATTTGGTTCTTTTTAGCTGTAGAGGGGGTTTCTATGGCAGCCGAAGAAGTGAAAAATCCTCAGAGAGACATTCCCCTGGGTTATGCGGCTGGGATTCTGACTTTGATTCTATTTGCCTTTAGTATTTTTTTTGTAACCGCCGGTGTTGTACCCACAAGTGAAATCGCAGACAGTGAATACCCTCTTTCCTATGCATTGGGAAAGTTGTATGGAAATGGATCGCTTCTTACTCGCATATTTACTTTTATTGGACTCTTTGGTTTGATTGCATCATTATTTGGAATTATCTTAGGATATTCTCGTTTGGTGTACGCTTTGTCCCTTTCTGGGTATCTACCTAGGTTTTTAGCAAAAGTTGACAAAAAACGCCAAGTCCCCTCCCTTGCAGTTCTTTCCTCTCTCGCAATTGGTGTCGTGTGTATTATCTTAGGAGATACTTCACAATTGGTCACGGCCAGTGCCTTGGGTGCTTGTGGAATGTACGTTCTGAGTATGCTTTCATTTTTTCAGTTACGGAAAAGCCAACCGATGCTCAATCGTCCTTACCAAACACCTCTTTATCCTTATTTACCAGCAATGGCACTGATCTTAGGACTATTTGCTTTTTTTGCAGTATTCGTAAGTGCAATTCCCATTGCCATGTATATGTTTTTGGGATTTTTGGTTTGCCTTGTCCTATTCTGTCTAAATGGGAGAATGCAAAAATAGATTGTTTACTATTTTCTTTTATTTAACTGCTGTAAGTCGGACTCAAGGTCCTGTAAATCTTTTTGTTCTTGGATTTTTTCAATTTCGTCCCATTGTTTGGTATCCGATACCTGTCTATCTTTGATTCTTTGGATATCGAGATCAGAGAGAAGGTGATAGCCTTGGCCATCACAGGTTTCTATGATAAGTGTCTTTCTTGTAATCGTTGTGAAGAAGGCCCCGATCGCTGTTACCAAGATATCCATGTTAGTTGAATATTGTGAAATGCGAATGGGTTTACCATCCTTTGGGATTAAACTTTTTAGATCGGGCTCTTTGAAACGAAAGGATCCAAATAACCAAAAATACTCTGGGTATTCAGAATATTTTTTACAATTTTGGGATAAGTTCGCTAATATGATGGTTTGCTCAGGATTGGGTGTCGCGAGAACAAAAGAGTTTCTGATACTCGAACTGTAAGGATTGGTATTTGAAGGTTCTGATTTTTGGAGATTTGCCAAATACTCTTCTTCCTTTTTTAGTCTTTCTTTTTCCTTTTCTTCCAAAAGTTTCTGTTTCGCAAGCTCTCTTTTGGTTATTTCTTGTTGTCTGATTTTTTGCTCTTCCTCTTCTGAAATATCTTTGTAGACAATCTTCAAAACAGATTTTTTGGGCAAAACGTACTGTTTTCCCTCAATACTTTGCACTTCGACTGTATCGATATTTTGCCCGGTTACATGGCCTTTGATGACTCTGCCTTGTTTTAAAATAACTGTCTCAACAGAGTGTAAAGGTTTAAAAACAATCAGATAAAATAATATAGTGATAAATGTTTTGTGGTACTTGGGTAACAAAGGCGAATCCAATCAAATCGTAAGATATGGAAACTAAAATTCAATATTCTTAAATTGTAAATGTCTTTCACATTCCTTCAGAAAAATACGTGAAACGTTATCTTGTGGGACAGTGTTTAAAATATCCAAAAATCCTTCTTTTGCCTCTTCAAACTCCTGCCTCCTGAAAGCCTCCAAAGCGACAGTATATTCGAACTTTTTTGCAATCAGGGCATCTCTTTTTTCATCTTCATATCCATTGAGAACTTCTACAACGTAAACAGATTCACTTTTACCTTTGATTGCGACTCGATCCAACAAACGATATTCGTAACCTAGGTTTTGGTCGGCTTCAATAAAACTATCCGCGCTAATCACAATCTCAGCACCAAACATTTTTGTAACGCCTTCAATACGGGAGGCAAGGTTTACAGCATCTGAAATGACCGTTCCTTCAAGTCTTTCATGTTCACCCAAAATACCTAAGATCAAGTTACCAGTATGAATGCCTACACCAACTTTGATAGGTTGGTAACCTGATCGGACTCGTTTTTCATTGTAGAGTCTGATTTCGCTTTGCATTTGTACGGCAGCTCGAATGGCATCATCGGGACTATAGGGAAATAAAGCCATAATAGCATCCCCAATGAACTTATCGATAAAACCTCTATTATGGCGAATGATAGGGCCGACCCTTTGTAAATAGGCATTTAAAAAGTCAAAATTTTCTTTTGGAGTCAAGGATTCGGAGAACTCTGTGAATGATCGAATGTCCGCAAACAATATCGTCATTTTCTTTTGTATTTGTTCACCTAATTTTAGTTCTCTGATGTCGGTCTTCCCCAGATATTTCATAAACTCCTTTGGAAAAAATCGACTATATGATTCGTTTAGGCTTATGAGATTTTTAGCAAGGTCTTTGTTTCTCTGGATACTTGCTTTGATTGCCACGCCAAAGGTATTGACCTGCAGACTAACAAAAATGATAACCGCAAGTGGTCCCACATAAAAGCTATGTATGATACCCTCTGCGTGTAAAGTATCATTGATCGATGCTAAAAGAAGTAAAAAAGTCCCGAATACAAGATTTTTGGACTGAGCTCTTTTATTGACGAAGCTATAAAACAAAGCATAAAAAATATATCCACCATTCAAAAGAAAGATAAAAGGATAAACAGAGGCTGTTTCGGTAAAGTAAACGGATGGAAGAAGTAAAATGAGAGTTAATCCACCGGACAAAAGAGAGAAGACACGTGTAATCCTTCTTTTGAAGTCTTCGGGAAAGAGCATGTGGAAGTATAGAGTAAGTATAGGTGCTGTCCAAAACCAGGATAGATATTCTAATCTTAAAACTATAGAGTAGGGCAAGGAGATATAATCTAAAATGATCCTTTCCCCAGTAGTGATATTTCGTAAGAAGATAATGCCAGCGAATGCAAAGATGCCGACAGCATGCATGGATTTGTCTTCAAAGAAATATAAAAGCAAAAAGATAATTGCGACAAATCCAAGGATTGCTGCTACTATACTCTGGTTCATTTTATTCCAAACCAATCTTTGGTTTGCTAGTTGGTAATTGGAAAGGATGATATCATTCCATGCACCGCCTTTCCTATGTGCAAAATTAGCGACTACTAAATCTAAAATGAGTTCTTTTTGTCCTGGTTGTAAAGGAATGATGACGAGGGACGATTTAACTCCAGGAATGTAATCATTTTCATTTTTTCCAACCTGTCCTGCTCCTCCCAAATATTTACCATCAACGAAAATTGCATGGCTCGTATCTTGTTCACCAGTTAAAAGTGCAAGGCTACTAGCCTCCTCACGGATTGGTAAGAGTAGTTTTAATCTATGTGTTCCAAGACCAAAACCATTTAACTTTTGTTTGTTGGGGAGATCAAACTGATTCCAATGAGAAGGGAGAGTGATAAAAAATGGCCTAGTCTCCTCATTGATTTCTTTAGGGAGTAAATATGGATAAAATTTCCATTCTCCTTCTAAGCTCAGTAAGGAGCTGTCTGGGTTCCAATTTCGTAAATCTAGATGCCCACCGACGGCCTTTACGGTTTCAGGCCTCATACCTCCCTTGCAGGAGAAGAAGGCCATCGCCAAAATCGCAAAGAGATAGAAAGAAGTGCCTATTTTTTGGTTCATTTTCCGTTCATTGTGTGAGTGTAGGCAATCGTTCAGGAAAATCAATATAGTCTTGGAATTTGGTAAATTCTACGCTGTCACGTTTGTAACCCAGAAGCTCCTCCAAAGTTTGGTAACGATTCATACCCAAGCTGATTTCTATGTCTTTTCCATTGAATTGTAAAGGGTGCTCATATCCGCAGGAATGAGCTAGAGACAATAGTTCCTTACGAAAGCCTTGGATGTATTTGGCTGCTCGTTTTCCTTTCAATACAGGATCTACTCCTCTTTGTAACCACCAGTTCTGTGTAGCAACGCCTGCTGGGCAATGGTCGGTATGGCATTTTTGAGCCTGAATACAGCCTATTGAAAGCATTGCTTCTCGTGCAATGTGTATCAAGTCACATCCCATTGCGATGGCAACCACAGCTCGATCTGGAAAACCAAGTTTTCCTGATCCTATCCAAACGATTTGTTTGGATATGCCTTCTCTTTGGAACAAAGTGTACACCCTTTGGAAGCCAATCTTAAACGGTAACGATACATGGTCGGCATATGTGAGAGGTGCCGCCCCTGTGCCTCCTTCTCCGCCATCGATGGTGATGAAATCGGGTCCTCGGTTTTGGGATTTTATCTCTTTTGCCAATTCCTCCCAAAATTCAATCTCGCCAACGGCACTTTTGATACCGACTGGAATACCAGTTGCCTCTGCTATGCGTTCAATAAAGTCTATGAGCTCCTTTACTGTGTCAAATTCAGAGTGTGCGTTAGGTGAGATACAATCTTTTCCAACAGGAACATGGCGAATGTTAGCAATCTCAGCGTTTACTTTTTTTGCAGGTAAAATACCACCTTTACCGGGTTTTGCGCCTTGGGAAAGTTTGATTTCTATGAGTCGAATTTTAGGATTTTTTCGGACTTTTTCTGCAACTTTATGTATATCAAATTTCCCATGTTCATCTCTTGCACCAAAATATCCTGTGCCAATTTGCCACATGAGGTCCGCACCTTCGTTGTGATACGGAGAAAGACCACCTTCACCTGTGTTGTGATAGGCGCCAGAATCCCTTGCCCCTTTATTTAATGCAAGGACTGCATTTTTTCCCAAAGAGCCAAAGGACATGGCAGATATGTTGATGATGGAATACGGCCGGTAGGGAAATTTTCGATTTCTCCAAGCTCCAATCACTTTCAAACTAGGAATGCAACTTGGATCCTTCGCATGGATGTATGCCTTTGCTTCAGGAAAAGGAAAGGCTCTATGTTTGATGATCGGATAACCAGGCTCATACTGGATTTCAGTCGTTCCAAATCCAAAGTTATTGTTTTGTCCTTTGGCGGTGGCATAAATCCAGCTCCGTTCGGTTCGGTCAAAGGGCCTTTCCTCTTTGTCGTTTGCAACCCAATACTGACGTAGCTCTGGCCCTATCATTTCTAGAAAGTAACGAAGGTGACCAACGATCGGAAAATTGCGTTGGATCGTATGTTTCTTCTGCGTGATGTCCCGCAAAAAAATAAAGACAAAGGTGAAGAGAACGGCAGAAAAAAAGCTCTGCCAAGGATGAGTTTGGATCCAAAGTAAAAATTGTTCCATAATGCTTGCCCAAAAGACTAAAAAGGAATTCGAAAAATTCAAGCCAAGAATGAAAAAAATCGACGGGAATCTACAATTTTCCAAATCCTGAACCCGATCCTTGGAGGAGACATTCGTACATCCTCGAAAGAAGGAAAGGTGAACATCTGTTCTTTTGTCTTACGCAATTCTCTGCATATTAGAGCCAAGTAGGGATCGTTTTACCTTCCTTTGCAAAACAATCCCTTTACGAGAGGTAAAGTATGAAAAATCTATCTTATATTATTCTGGATGGCTATCTAACCCAGGACCCTGAGTTAAAAACCACTTCCCAAGGAAAATCCGTTACCAACTTTTCCGTTGCTGTAAACCATAACAGTGGTTATGGAGAGGATAAGGATGCAGATGAAGTGTCTTACTTTGAAGTCGAGGCATGGGAAAAAATGGGAGAAAATTGTGCTGAATTTTTGAAAAAGGGAAGTAAGGTAACTGTGATGGGCAACCTCAAACAAAATCGCTGGAAATCAAGTGAGGGAGAGACAAGGTCAAAAGTAAAGGTGATCGCGACTACCGTTCGTTTTGATAACTTCAAGAAAAAAGAAAGCAAGGCTGCATAGAGAGCCTCGGAGAGCTTTAGAGTCCTTTTAAGGCAGGAGAATCGTTCTCTTTCTTTTTTTGGGAAGGATTTTCCTTTCTTCATGCCGACTGTTAGGTGTGCTATGGATAAAGGGCTCTGGCTCTTCTCTATTTTCTTCTGTTAACTTTGGCAGTTCGATTTCGGATTCCTTTTCGTCGATGGATTTTCCATCTTTCAGAATGCCCCCGATCCGAAAATAGGTAGGCTGGCTGTATAACTTCCATTCTTGGTAGAGTACCACATTCCCATTGCCTATCAATGTTGGTTGTTGGATGAGGACTGTTTCTCCTGGTTTCCCTTGGGGAACGGATTTACGATTCCAAGTTTGGATGCTGTCTTGGACATTGGTTTCGTTGCTCAGTCGTCTGAACTTGTCACAGGAGCTTTCTCCCTCAGCACAGGCTACATCAATTTTGGGATCAACATAAATTGCTTCCAATTGAAACGAAATGGTATCCCCAACTTTTAGTACGTTGTTTTTCGGAAGTTCAATTGTTTGTCGGATGAATTCAAGGGCTGAGATGTTTTCTGTGGCAAGGTCTTCTTTAGCGAGGACTTGGCCTCGTTGGTTTCTTACGATAATTTTGGCTGATCGGAGACGACGGGACGCAATCATATTTAGAAGATCAATTTGTTCGGAACGATAGTTCACTAAAATTTCGACGCTTGTTTGGTTGTTATCACCTAATTCTAGTTGAATGGCAGATTCATCGCCTGATTTGACTTTTGTTGATGATGGAAGATTGAGTAGGCTTACTGAAAAAAAATGTATCTCATCCATGTGAATGGATTCATACTTTGGGTAGGTATATGATACAGATTTACAGACATTGAGATAGAAAATCAGCGAGAGCAAAACAAGAGAAAGGAAGTATCGATTCATCTGCATCAATTCTATCTCAAAAATTCTTTGTATCAGAATGGAGTTGTTGAGAGATAAGGAAGCGGCCCTTCTGTCTCACGGATTTCAAGAAATTCTGAACCTACTTTTTTGAAGATCTTTCCTGGCTTTTCTTGGAAGGCATAAAAAGTGACAGATGTATGTTTTCCTATGGCATCAACTTGGACTTCTTTTCCAAATCTAGAGTAGGTCAACCGAACTGTTTCCTCACCCTCTTTAAATTCTTTTACAAGTGTACCATCAAATTGGTATTCGGACATAGCGATGGGATTGGAATCGGTCCAGAATTCTACTAAATTGAAAAGGATCAAATCAAGTAAAGTCGCACCCCAATAGGCAAAAGAAAAAGGTATGAACATCAATATTGTTCGGAAGAGTTTTGCAATTTTGCCGGAACCGATATTGATTCCTGCATTGATTCCATAAATCGTTTTTGTAAGACCAAATTTACCGAAACAATTTGCAAAGGAACCAAATGAAAGGAGTAAGAGAAGAGAGAAGGAAAGGAATCGTTTCATTGTAACCTCAAAATTGTAGTTTCGCATATCTTCCCTGAAGAGAAGTCTAGGATCAAGCCGAAATGATTGACGTAGGATAAAATTCTCTGCTAAGGTACTTTAGGGTTCGCCATTGGTCTTTTCAAGTTTAGAATACTATTTGTTTTTTTGCTTCGTATTCTTCGTTGTTTGGTTTTTATTCCCTAGCCTTTCTCTCAGCGAATCCAAAGAGAAACGGATCCTGCATATCTTTCTCTTGGTCGTAAGTTATTTTTTCTATATGTCTTGGGATTACCGTTTTGGTGCTCTCATTTTACTTTCGACCATCATTGATTATTATGTAGGTTGGCTTCTGACCAGATCTCAAAATCGAACATGGCGCTTATTTCTTTTAAACTTTAGCTTAATCACCAATCTGGTGTTTATCCTTGGTTTTTTCAAATATTACAACTTTCTGGCAAGCACCACAAATTCCTTTTCTCTCTGGGCTTTGGACCAGTCGTTTTTACCTGTCCTTGACATCATCTTACCTGCTGGGATTTCCTTTTTTACCTTTCAATCTCTAAGTTATACGATTGATGTCTACAAAGGAGAGATCCCCGCCGAAAGAGATTTCATTCGATTTGCCTTATTTGTAAGTTTCTTTCCTCAACTAGTTGCGGGCCCAATTGTTACAGCAAAGACATTTATCCCTCAATTGCATGAACCCAAACGTTTTGAAGACATTCCCTTTCGAGTTGCTGTACGTTATTTTATGTTAGGTTACTTTAAAAAAGCAGTTTTATCTGATCAAATTGCGCCGACCATCGACATGATTTTTACTGATCCTACCGTATTACACACCGGTACTCTTTGGATAGGCGCAGTCTTAGGTGGAACACAGGTATATTTGGATTTTAGTGGATACTCTGACATGGCCATTGGTAGTGCCCTTCTTTTGGGATACAAATTGCCAACTAACTTCAATTTACCCTTCAAAGCATCTTCTGTTTCGGAGTTTTGGCGTCGTTGGCATATGACCTTAAATTTTTGGTTGAGAGATTACATTTATTTTTCTTTGGGTGGCTCTCGTGTCTCATCCCTTAGGAGGAAGTTTAATATATGGTTCACGATGTTTGTGAGCGGGGTATGGCATGGGGCTAATTGGACTTATGTGTTTTGGGGCTCTTTGAATGGATTTTTTTATATGGTGGAAGAGTTTTATCGGGAGCGTTGGGGAAAGCCCAAAGGAGAAACAAATCCCTTTCCAAAATTGCAATTTATGGTTTGGTTTTTGAAAATGTCTCTCACCAATCTTCTCTTTTTTCTTGGAGCTGTTTTCTTTCGCTCGGCAAATTTTACGGCCGCTCTCCAACACCTCAAAGGAATGTTTCTCTGGCAAACCGGAGTCTTTCGGACATATATTTGGAAGGAATTCCTTTGGGTTTCCTGCTTTTTGATATTAGGGCATTGTCTTGGTCATTACCTTTGGGAGGAGGGCAAGGAGAAACAAATCCCTGCAAGTTTAGAACTGGCTATATACCCGATTGTCGTTTTAATCCTTGCTCTCTTTACACCTGAAAACTCAGTTCCGTTCATTTACTTCCAGTTTTAATCGTTCTTTTTTCGTTTTCATAAAATCGAGACTTGTGCAAAATGTTACCATGGAGAGTGAGCGAAGACTTCCCCGAATATCACCAAGAGAGTTCCGTGACTTCGAGATCCATTTAGATGTAGATGGCATCACGATCATAGGTACTCTTGGAAATATCTCCGAAGAAGGTCTTTGTTTTTTAGGGGAAGATGATTTCCTTTCTGATGAAGTACAAAACTCTGTGATAGGAACTATTCTTTGGGCAGGTGGCACCAAACGTATATTCTTTGAAGGAAAGATCATGTGGGTGCAAACTTCCAAAATTAGGGGCAAGGAATACCAATTAGCTGGCGTCCAATTCAACGAGAAACTCAACCTCACCGATTCACTTCTTGCAAGAAGTCTTCAAATATAGATCAAATTCAATAATTAGGTATTATCATTATGATAAAAAACATTCTTTTGTTAGGTGGAACCGGGCTTGTTGGTTCTGAAGTGCTCAAACAATTGGCCGCTGAAAAAAATTTTGAGAGAGTTTTTGTTTGGCTTAGGTCTGCTTTGGAAACTCCAGTTGATTCTAGAATTCAGTTGCAAACCGTGACTTGGGAAGATTTTCAAGCTGGTAAGGTTTTGTTTCCTAAAGTAGATGCAGTCATCTGCTGCCTAGGCACAACAATCAAAAAAGCTGGTAGCCAAGATAAATTCAAGGAAGTGGATTTTGAGTACCCTTTACTGGCTGCCAAACTGGCCAAACAAAATGGCGCCCAGAGTTTTTTGGTCGTTACGGCACTCGGCTCTGATGCCAATTCAGCTATTTTTTATAACCGGGTTAAAGGAGAATTGGAAGGAGAACTCAAACAAATTGGATTTCCTTTGTTGGGGATCTTCCGACCTTCCTTGTTACTAGGCGATCGAAAGGAATTTCGTTTTGGCGAAAAGGTCGGTGAGTATCTATCACAGATCTTGCCTTTTTCTTGGCTCGGTCTAGGAAAGTATGCTCCTGTTCAGGCAAAGACAGTCGCAAAGGCTATGCTCAAAACCCTCTTCCAGCAAGTGCCTTCGGCTCTGCCAAAAACATTAGTCTTAGAAAATGAGGACATCCACAAAATTGGCTCTTGAGCATACAGTCTGATCGGTTTTTTACTCATTGGAAGAGAGTAGCCCTTTCAG harbors:
- a CDS encoding MBOAT family O-acyltransferase; translation: MVFSSLEYYLFFCFVFFVVWFLFPSLSLSESKEKRILHIFLLVVSYFFYMSWDYRFGALILLSTIIDYYVGWLLTRSQNRTWRLFLLNFSLITNLVFILGFFKYYNFLASTTNSFSLWALDQSFLPVLDIILPAGISFFTFQSLSYTIDVYKGEIPAERDFIRFALFVSFFPQLVAGPIVTAKTFIPQLHEPKRFEDIPFRVAVRYFMLGYFKKAVLSDQIAPTIDMIFTDPTVLHTGTLWIGAVLGGTQVYLDFSGYSDMAIGSALLLGYKLPTNFNLPFKASSVSEFWRRWHMTLNFWLRDYIYFSLGGSRVSSLRRKFNIWFTMFVSGVWHGANWTYVFWGSLNGFFYMVEEFYRERWGKPKGETNPFPKLQFMVWFLKMSLTNLLFFLGAVFFRSANFTAALQHLKGMFLWQTGVFRTYIWKEFLWVSCFLILGHCLGHYLWEEGKEKQIPASLELAIYPIVVLILALFTPENSVPFIYFQF
- a CDS encoding PilZ domain-containing protein, with the translated sequence MESERRLPRISPREFRDFEIHLDVDGITIIGTLGNISEEGLCFLGEDDFLSDEVQNSVIGTILWAGGTKRIFFEGKIMWVQTSKIRGKEYQLAGVQFNEKLNLTDSLLARSLQI
- a CDS encoding FMN-binding glutamate synthase family protein — translated: MEQFLLWIQTHPWQSFFSAVLFTFVFIFLRDITQKKHTIQRNFPIVGHLRYFLEMIGPELRQYWVANDKEERPFDRTERSWIYATAKGQNNNFGFGTTEIQYEPGYPIIKHRAFPFPEAKAYIHAKDPSCIPSLKVIGAWRNRKFPYRPYSIINISAMSFGSLGKNAVLALNKGARDSGAYHNTGEGGLSPYHNEGADLMWQIGTGYFGARDEHGKFDIHKVAEKVRKNPKIRLIEIKLSQGAKPGKGGILPAKKVNAEIANIRHVPVGKDCISPNAHSEFDTVKELIDFIERIAEATGIPVGIKSAVGEIEFWEELAKEIKSQNRGPDFITIDGGEGGTGAAPLTYADHVSLPFKIGFQRVYTLFQREGISKQIVWIGSGKLGFPDRAVVAIAMGCDLIHIAREAMLSIGCIQAQKCHTDHCPAGVATQNWWLQRGVDPVLKGKRAAKYIQGFRKELLSLAHSCGYEHPLQFNGKDIEISLGMNRYQTLEELLGYKRDSVEFTKFQDYIDFPERLPTLTQ
- a CDS encoding single-stranded DNA-binding protein, with protein sequence MKNLSYIILDGYLTQDPELKTTSQGKSVTNFSVAVNHNSGYGEDKDADEVSYFEVEAWEKMGENCAEFLKKGSKVTVMGNLKQNRWKSSEGETRSKVKVIATTVRFDNFKKKESKAA
- a CDS encoding adenylate/guanylate cyclase domain-containing protein, which produces MNQKIGTSFYLFAILAMAFFSCKGGMRPETVKAVGGHLDLRNWNPDSSLLSLEGEWKFYPYLLPKEINEETRPFFITLPSHWNQFDLPNKQKLNGFGLGTHRLKLLLPIREEASSLALLTGEQDTSHAIFVDGKYLGGAGQVGKNENDYIPGVKSSLVIIPLQPGQKELILDLVVANFAHRKGGAWNDIILSNYQLANQRLVWNKMNQSIVAAILGFVAIIFLLLYFFEDKSMHAVGIFAFAGIIFLRNITTGERIILDYISLPYSIVLRLEYLSWFWTAPILTLYFHMLFPEDFKRRITRVFSLLSGGLTLILLLPSVYFTETASVYPFIFLLNGGYIFYALFYSFVNKRAQSKNLVFGTFLLLLASINDTLHAEGIIHSFYVGPLAVIIFVSLQVNTFGVAIKASIQRNKDLAKNLISLNESYSRFFPKEFMKYLGKTDIRELKLGEQIQKKMTILFADIRSFTEFSESLTPKENFDFLNAYLQRVGPIIRHNRGFIDKFIGDAIMALFPYSPDDAIRAAVQMQSEIRLYNEKRVRSGYQPIKVGVGIHTGNLILGILGEHERLEGTVISDAVNLASRIEGVTKMFGAEIVISADSFIEADQNLGYEYRLLDRVAIKGKSESVYVVEVLNGYEDEKRDALIAKKFEYTVALEAFRRQEFEEAKEGFLDILNTVPQDNVSRIFLKECERHLQFKNIEF
- a CDS encoding DUF3332 family protein; this translates as MKRFLSFSLLLLLSFGSFANCFGKFGLTKTIYGINAGINIGSGKIAKLFRTILMFIPFSFAYWGATLLDLILFNLVEFWTDSNPIAMSEYQFDGTLVKEFKEGEETVRLTYSRFGKEVQVDAIGKHTSVTFYAFQEKPGKIFKKVGSEFLEIRETEGPLPYLSTTPF
- a CDS encoding NAD(P)H-binding protein, which codes for MIKNILLLGGTGLVGSEVLKQLAAEKNFERVFVWLRSALETPVDSRIQLQTVTWEDFQAGKVLFPKVDAVICCLGTTIKKAGSQDKFKEVDFEYPLLAAKLAKQNGAQSFLVVTALGSDANSAIFYNRVKGELEGELKQIGFPLLGIFRPSLLLGDRKEFRFGEKVGEYLSQILPFSWLGLGKYAPVQAKTVAKAMLKTLFQQVPSALPKTLVLENEDIHKIGS
- the eat gene encoding ethanolamine permease, producing the protein MQEQETKLHKSLGPLHLWGIAVGLVISGDYFGWNFGWGTASFWEFALAVLLVALFYISFALSFTELSASIPHAGGPSAYAERAFGRLGGLVSGYFVFCEFALAPPAIASALGGYFHFLFPEISILSASLLFYILLVGINLLGIKQSASFELTVTFLAVFGLLLYLIASFPFFSWRNIPEWQGIGSISWKSLFSSIPFAIWFFLAVEGVSMAAEEVKNPQRDIPLGYAAGILTLILFAFSIFFVTAGVVPTSEIADSEYPLSYALGKLYGNGSLLTRIFTFIGLFGLIASLFGIILGYSRLVYALSLSGYLPRFLAKVDKKRQVPSLAVLSSLAIGVVCIILGDTSQLVTASALGACGMYVLSMLSFFQLRKSQPMLNRPYQTPLYPYLPAMALILGLFAFFAVFVSAIPIAMYMFLGFLVCLVLFCLNGRMQK
- a CDS encoding LA_0442/LA_0875 N-terminal domain-containing protein — encoded protein: MLPKYHKTFITILFYLIVFKPLHSVETVILKQGRVIKGHVTGQNIDTVEVQSIEGKQYVLPKKSVLKIVYKDISEEEEQKIRQQEITKRELAKQKLLEEKEKERLKKEEEYLANLQKSEPSNTNPYSSSIRNSFVLATPNPEQTIILANLSQNCKKYSEYPEYFWLFGSFRFKEPDLKSLIPKDGKPIRISQYSTNMDILVTAIGAFFTTITRKTLIIETCDGQGYHLLSDLDIQRIKDRQVSDTKQWDEIEKIQEQKDLQDLESDLQQLNKRK